The region tttttaacaacccTCTTAAAGCTCTGTGTATCTTAACTGAAAGAATGTCCCCTTTTCACCCTTTATTTAATATGATACATCCTGGATTGGGGGTTTGGGAATATCAGTGGGGCCAGTGGGTTTGGGAATGAAGCGAACAGAAGCAGGAAAAGCCCACTCCCTCCCACGAAATGTTCCCATGGAGGGACTGCACTGAAACAGTTTATAAAAATCAGATATAATCCTGCTGACAGAGGAAAACTCACACTCATCAACTCTGAGATTAGCTTCATCAATTACCAATCTGGACTTTCATTATTAAGTTTGACACGATGTGCTCAGAATCAGATATTATTAgccttttgtttgttaaaaacctTTACATCTGACTCATGCCTTAGTTACCTTTGAACATAGACTCTTATAGCCAAGAGGAAACAGGAAACTGTGGGAAAAGTCCTCCCATATAAATTGATTCATAGAGCATCCAAATGCTATACTGTATCTTAAATACCTGTATTTAGTTTCAACTTTATATGAATCAATTAACAGGGATCTACCCTCCATTTTGAGTAAACCTCACAACAAAAAGGCATATGAAGagaaagaataaagaaaaaataggcAGATGAGATGAAAGATAAAGCATTGTTTATAGAAATATATGTTACAGCCCCTCCAGGACTAAACTCTTCACTTGTTAAGGGTAGAAACCGCAACATATGAAGGACACAGGacaaaaatttgaaattttgaGGGGTTCTCAATATTCAGTAAAAACCAAATAGCAACAACCGTGTAATCAGTGAAAGAAAAGCGACTGGATTTCCTGGCCAACCTGAATAAAAGTAGGGAGGATGCTAGGGAGGCCAATCCCTCGTAGAGCCGTCATACTTGGCATCAGAGCACTATTCCTAACCCTATAAACTTATAGTCCCCTAACCTAACTACAAGCAGACAAAAGTGTAAAAGCTATATCAAAATAGACACAACAACAGCACTATTGGCAATCTCTAGTCCAAAGTCAAACCAagagccaaataaaaaaaacgtttaaaaaaaaaagataatccaACATTTACTGACAGGATTTGACAATAATGCTAATTGTTGATGTTTCCACTTTTTATAATTGAGAAAGAAAAACTTCTAAAACGAATTCAAGAACTTCAGGTATCTTTTATACATTTGTCAAATGACCCTAGTGAAATACATTTCAACATGTAGTTGGATTTACTGCATATTGACCGTGTATCATTGACAACGATTAATCAGTGCATTAACAAATGGCCTTCTTGTGAggcaataatgtaaatatatttggtTGCACCttatattttgggttttttttcaaatgttacaAATTCTTTTGCAAAGCGCATCTCTCGCTggctttgatgtgtttttgtggaCGACTGACCTCCTAGTAAGAATTTCAGCTATTCCGTCATTATGTGGagtcaacattttaaaaagtcctTGCTTTAAATCGGACATCACACGCCGCATCTTCAGAGAACATCCTTTGTTTCTCCTGATTTGTGCGTTACCCTTGAACCTGGCTTCTTATAAATACCAGCCTTTCTTCTCTGATCCGTGTGTCCTCACCGTGGACCCCAGCGTGTGATTAATGATCACACACGACTTCTGTTTATCTCAACAGGGTGGACAGCGCTGTGCTCAAGGGCTGAGGAAAGGAAGCAGAGGAAAAGGACTCATTCTTTCCAAGCCACTGAGGCCAAACACAGGAGCAAGTTGCTTTGGGGTTAAGTCTGCTGGACATGAGAGGCAGCTATTGTCTGAGCTGGTGCTGCTGTGCAAAGAGAAGAGTGGGAGAGAAATTTGAATTTCTGCTCAGCTTCGTCACAAACTGCGGGAACTGTGACAAAGAAAcactttgatactgacttaggCCAAGAATTGGACTTCTTTGTGTGATGATTGTATGTAATAGTGGCATTAATCATAATAAAGCCTATGGCATGTTTCAACAGTGTTTCAGTGCAGGAAATCCTAGGATAAATACTGAAGGCCCCCACATATATCTATAAGTATCTTACAGAAAAGTGATTTTAATGCAGATTATTTAATCCCATCAGTATATGAGTACACATATGTATCCCTTTTTCTGGTGTTTACCACTGATATTGTTAAATgtctaaacaaaataaaaaatgaaatatgcaCTTGTAGTCTGGTGCGATATGTTAGAAATGTGCCTAAAATTAAAAGTTCTTGCcaaaattgattttattgtaTAGTAACTTAGAAAGGTCATTATGTGGCCTATTTAACTTGGAGGCGGCAATTTTCAAAGTTCAAAATGGGGTTGAGGGATGAAAAAGTTGAACCCCAATATTTCTGGTTTATTTGAACCCCAACTAAAGCCTCAAACATACTCGGTCGGACCCCGCGCACAACGGACTCAGCACGGACTATCCGctttcctcagagcttacatacagTACTTTGGCGCACCGCCGCCTAGTAGTTtttattaaaatcctacatgttccatgattcttagcgcttctctgtagcccttgtactcctgggacctgttttaaaggtgtcgctaCAGTCGTAGCTCGTTTGCCaatctctcctctaagctcgtgttcatctctcctccTGTTTCACCAGGAGAGTGAAATGCAGATTGGTGATAGATTTAAGGCGGGTCAATACATTGCCTAACAATGTtctgtgtgacaccaactacgcgACAAAGTCCGCGCGATAGTAAAacctgagctttgcatttaattggcccTGCGGACTCCGCTTTGTGGGTGTCCgtccgagtatgtttgagccttatgTTTGAGAGTTaaggcaaataaaaaaaacaataacatcaaTTTTGGCACCAGAAATGACCACAATGACATACTGCACTAGACTATAAACTCACTTTCTAATACTTGTATATTGTCTCCAATTCTTGTTATGTAATGTTTTGGACTTTAATGATTTCTCTCTGTGATTATTGATGAGAGAtgttaataaaagaaaaatattctaTGATCAAACAAAGTTCCCACTGAGTCCTGGGACAGATGGCAAAGCGTAATGACTCATGCGACAGGAACTAATGGACATCCTGCAGATGCTCGGACGAGGTCCTGTGAAGACAAACTCAAAGAGCAGGAATGTCACACTGAGGGATTTCCACTAGTTTAGTCATCCTATTCATATCGCTTCGAGTCACATCAAAAAAATCGTCATCCCATCGTCCTTCTCAGCGTTTAAACATCACTTCTGTGACTGAGGCAGAGGAATGCAGAGTCCAGCTCTCGGTCTTGCCCTCATCTACACTGCAGCGATTTCTGTTGTTCAGAGTTTGTGTTTTCCCAGAGACGTTTGTAGTCTCGCCTGCCCTCAGTCCTTTTACTAAACACACATCGGTCAGCGGTGAATGTAAGTTATTAAGGGTCTACTAAACTGGCTGGAAGCCAAAGTCATCACAGCAGTAGAAGATCTAAACTGCAAGGCTTAAAATAAACCCACCAATCTGGGAACAAACTCAAATCTGACCATCACCTCTACATCAAGATGGTGGAGATAAAGGTTTTTTTCAGCAAATTTGCAAAACCAGGTTTTTTTTACCAggtttttttattccttttgaGGGAAAATCTGGAGAAATCTTTTAAAACCTTTAAGAGTTCTAAAAATCTCAAGCCTGATTCTGCGGATTATAATGAAATTGTTCAGGATGGAAAAAACGAGACTTTGACTTATTAATACACAGTTCAATAAAGCAATGCCAAACTGGCTGCAGACctgtaaaaatatatttcactttatttttgaaattatcaAATGGTAGACAGTTACCCCCATTGAGacagtaatataacattaaacctatatatatatatatatatatatatatatatatatatatatatatataaatatatatatatatatatatatatatagaaaataacaatagCGTACTCAATTATATATGTCATCATATAGACATACACAAAAATTTAATCCTGAATAGATTAAAAGAGATGATTGtaaatttttgtcatcattaatTAATTAGAAATATACTTGTGTCAAAGTATAAAAATAACTGAGTTATTTCTTTGATCATGAGGGTTGAATGATGAGTTGCTTTGGGAAATGTAAAGCTGACAAAGCGCTCAAAGGTAATTtatgatgttgtttttttctttttgttttttttaaagggaggAAATGTCTCAGCAGGTGATGAGTCCAATAGTTGTAAAGCGGTCATGCGTGGCTCTTTGGCTCTTTAAGGCATAGTTTGTCTTGCTGCCCTTTCATCATCCTGTGTAACTTTTCTTactttgttgtgtattttttaatcttgtaataaaaaaaattgtttatttcTTCACTGAAGAAAAAGTGTCCAGGTTAGAGTTTGTGAAGAAGTGTGGGAGTTTTTAAGAAtcaagaataaatattaaaagtgCACtcctgaagtaaaaaaaaaaagagagtaaCTTGATGAGTgcttttatattaaatgttCCGACATCAATGCCACAAACATGTCACATTTATATACTAATTAACCAAATATATAATTGCTCTTTGGCTTTTAAAGATGTGAATTCAAACAAAGCTGACTACGCCTTAGCTCTGTGTTGATTTGGGAAATGCAGCAGAGGCCTGAAGACGAAAGGAGCCTCTGCTGCTCTTTCAGAGAGGAAGGATTTGGTAGACCAGAAAACAAACAGAGGAAGCTGACTGCTGGCCTCCTGTTGGACCAGAAGGAAGGTTGGCTACCATAAAAGGAGCAGATCTAGAATCTCTCAACAAGGGACAAAGTAATGCACAGGACCTTTTATAGCATCTTGCCCAGCTCTTATGTATCCCTCTTGCATCATTAAATGCTTTAACAAATGCCTTTGTCGGGCGTCCAAAGGTTCATAACAGGATTTCCCATGATCGCATCAAGCAGAGTTCCCCTTAGCTGGAACAAGCAACACCACACTGATGGAAAGGATGAGCCACAACAAGGCATGGAGAGGAAGTGCTGATGATATGGTATAGGATTGgaattctgttttgtttcattgtcaCTGAGGTGTCTGAGGTAACGGATGAGCTTAAGTCACTGAGTGAtggtttattaatatttaataattggTTAAAGTGGTGGCACTCagactggagaaaaaaaagttattgaaGGAAACTATATTATACAATATGCtcatgttatattatattataaatgttatattatattctaTTACATACATAttctattatatatacatattacattatattaagcTATATTAtatttagggatgtcccaatacaactttttaacttcCAATACGATACGGATATTGCGGCCCTACGTATCAGCCcataccgatattgatcagaTACGATATcaacatgaatcatacatacttttattacttattttgtagtgtggaatgttagaaaaggcttgatcaagtgatgttacttaaAAAGAGAACAATTTCCAGCAACAATAGGTTACTTTGtcggagtgtgaaccacagtcacctatggatagaagtgctggagcggaacattttatcggagagcttatatcagtgattttagatgcgGTCCGATAAAtctgatattcattttctggctgatatcggactgacatccgatatcaatatcggctCGAGACACCTCTaatcatattatattattttacattgtATTATATTGCATTAcattatgatatatatatatataaataaatgctttatcatatattgtattttttttcaaatatattatAATCAGGGctttaaaatcactttttagaccaccagccagcatggctagtagattaaagttaccagccaaccagattttccaccagccaaatttttttccagcaaaaataaattacattatgaGCCGCAGAATAGATTTAggcgttcatgtttctttaaactgtttttattttagttgattgcagaaatacattaaaatggtatatatatatatatataaacatttaatttaaaaacaatgttgtaacaatgcctaaaaggtgcaatatataaatataaatattttttataaagtatattctcataacttaataaacaaacttaactcagatgaaaattggatccctggaaTACTGTTTGAAattagaaagaatagaagtaatcacTTATCAGTACTAAGAAtgacatgtactgtagagacaaaatgtatttctaaCATGTATGCTCTTCAAAACTAAACCAATCCCACAccccacaaactgtatagtgcacattttaaaggtgaataAATGGTCGAATACCATCCACTCACGACCCGACATCCAATTTAgtattaaaactcctcaatttcttcttaatcttttcagatcctctttcatctACATTTTCCCGTGTCCGCAGCAGCCCTCTTTTTttgcagttcaggtttttcaacaagcgataaatatctccacatgtttgtttgttttttcctaacTCGTTTTACAACTTATTTTagctcctattgtttgttttgcaccGTTCTATTTGTCTTCTCCGATAACCACGATCACGCTAACGTcagcacgtagccaattgttgaaTGATACGTCATGACagagtgttcatgggaaatgtaggattagtacaacaagcagcgttgccagatacacattacGTTTTGAAGTCTAAACACCAtcttaaacacaaacagaaaccCTCAAATGTCTTAgcggaaaacagcccaatctggcaacaataactttctgcagcctgccgattcaaacaaacacagcagtggtgtttcattcttcaccagccaaaatggctagtaacgctacaatgttacccgTAACTGGCAGTTTGGCGGGGGTTAATTCAAAGCCctgattatattataatatagcTCCGAGTTGTTGCGCAGACTCCGTAGACTGTTTTGACGTCACCTGACCAAAACAAATATGGCAGGATAGACGGTAAGGGTAAACACTCCCGAGCTTTTCAGTGTTTTCTTTTGCACTTCTTGTTTTTAACCAGTGTTTTTTTGACAAGTTACTGTCTTTATAATGTCACAGTGCATTAATTAGTTTGattatcatttgtttttaaaaccgTTTTTGAAAACGAAAGACGGAGGTTGAACGGAAGCTCATGCCCTCGTTTAAAACCAAACATCCGGTCGCCTTAACGCGTGTTTGTGTGGCTACACTCCGTCGTCTCGGCAGCACGAAGGTAAACAAAGTATGAGCGAGAAAGATGTTCATCTTAAGGACATTACATTCTTAATTTGTTTGTACAACGGAGCGGAGGGAATGTAACTGCTGTACAAATAACATATGATGGACTTTGATCTGGAAACCAGCAGAGAGCTCGGTGTGAGTTTGACACACCGCCATGGGCTTGGTGAACTTTGTGATCTCCACTGTGGGTAGATGTCTGGACGCCGTGGGTCTGCTGCTGGATCTGAACTTTTTAGTGGTGCACACGGTGGTCCGGACTCTGCTGGCTATCGTTGCTTTCATCAACAGCCTGCCCACCCTCCTCATCTGCTCCCTGCTGGAGGTGGGGGACTTCCTGGTGTTCTGTGTGGTGTCCACCATTGAGGCGAGCACCAACCTCGCCCATGGCACAGTCAGCACGCTGGCCAGCCTGATGGAGAGCCTGAAGATGGTGGGTTACCTGTCCATGCATGTGTTGCTGTGGGGCAAGGATCACCTGTGCAGGGGTTTACTGTCAGTGATGGAAGGTTGTGGCATCGCTGTCAGCCTGGTGGTCTACCTCACCAACACGGTGGTCAACTACACACTCATCGCCATGCAGAATGTGTACCTGGCTGTGGTCAGCGTCTGGCAGACTGTCTCCAGCCCGCTGCAGAAGATTCTGGAGCTGGTCCTGACGTCCTTCACCTTCCTCTACAGCAGCCTGGTGGGCACCTCCGCTGCCCTGTGGTGTCCCTTTAAGCTGCTGCTGGACTTCCTGGTCTCTCTCGTGCACATTTTCATCAGCATCTTCATCCTGAACTTCTACGGCCTCCTGTTGACAGTCACCATCGCTTTGACCACCACCGCCTACCTGAACCCAGGTCTGACTCGGCAGGTGGTTCTGCAGCTGGTGGGTTACGTGCCCTCGTTTCCTGCTGTGCTGCGTAGACGGGGTTCCTCCCTGCAGCACTTCTGTTTTGCTTTGTGGAGATGTCAGCGTGCCGTACACCGTAGCATGCAGCGCCTCATGAGGATACTTCATCGTGCC is a window of Gouania willdenowi chromosome 13, fGouWil2.1, whole genome shotgun sequence DNA encoding:
- the rnf26 gene encoding E3 ubiquitin-protein ligase RNF26, coding for MGLVNFVISTVGRCLDAVGLLLDLNFLVVHTVVRTLLAIVAFINSLPTLLICSLLEVGDFLVFCVVSTIEASTNLAHGTVSTLASLMESLKMVGYLSMHVLLWGKDHLCRGLLSVMEGCGIAVSLVVYLTNTVVNYTLIAMQNVYLAVVSVWQTVSSPLQKILELVLTSFTFLYSSLVGTSAALWCPFKLLLDFLVSLVHIFISIFILNFYGLLLTVTIALTTTAYLNPGLTRQVVLQLVGYVPSFPAVLRRRGSSLQHFCFALWRCQRAVHRSMQRLMRILHRAYLLERELWHHLSHHGSQLRSAIRSQLLRGNNDDHRAEGDGDAADERRDPPDGRAGDGAHQEGMNLASASTSTDHQPVKKNKKPSSDEETSAVPQENLMTLLKEQEERKKCVICQDCTKTVVLLPCRHLCVCRDCTNILLRQPVYQQNCPLCRHMILNTMDVYL